The Plutella xylostella chromosome 27, ilPluXylo3.1, whole genome shotgun sequence genome segment GGAAGAAAAGCTATATGACAAACCATTTATCGAAACCAAAGATATTATATACCATCAAGATGCAAGATTCATTACACAAGATATACCTCAAGATATTAAGTACACTGAAGGGCTACAAGAGGCGAAAACGTTTGTGGTCGATGGTAAAGAACTCATATTGCCAACGGATAAGAGCTATTTATATCAGAATTATGAGGAACATTTGCCGATGTATACGCAAGACTCGAACGGTTATGTTGAAGCTGTTGACAAGAAAAGTGATATTCTTAGGATTAAAATGGAGtaagttatcattatcattataatatctaGAGTTTTTAGATCTCTATGTGCTATGCACaaacaaaatagttttttataagtattttttgcgGAAAAAGCatttaaattgtaatttttgcgGTAGTCTAGTGCTTTACCTGACTACAGCCAtgcataaaatacatatttgttCGACcggtatgtttgtatgtaaatttatatgtTCCCTCATATCTTCTCCACAACCGACTAGAGTTTGACAAATTTGTTGTATCAATAGAAGCGTATTGTTTATAGTCTCATCattaaatgtataattaattctAAACTCATTCCTTATAGCAACTCGCCATCATCATCGCGCGAAGCCCCGCCCCCCTACTCACCGCTTCCAGAACATTCCATCCTGAAGTCGCACCTGATTGGTCGGCCGCTCGACCCGCCTCACCTGATTGGTCGCCCGCTAGACACGCCCATTGACGGCGCGTTGAAGCAGCAATGGACGATAAGCAAGAAGGATAGCGGGGAGTTTCATGAACAGATTCTGTTCACTAATGAGAATGTGGAACAGACTTTGCCGAGACAGGTGCCTTATGGACCAGGTGAGTCTATTTTCTtgaattaaaaagtaataattatgtaaaataacaTGTGGCATGTCTCGGCCATTCGGTCCCCAACTAGGTGAGTAGAGTCTATGTCAGCGGATATATGcaaataacagtaaatattatttagtaaatgGCGGGTAGACTCATGCTATCTCGTCCTATCATATGCTATTCGTATGCCTAGCAGTCCTGTCAAGACTCTTTCCTTCTCCCGTATTAgttattgtaaaatgtaatcCGGTTTATTTTAGCATACCGTACACCTATTTTGACATTATGAAATTGACACTCTCTTGTTCTAGCTCTATTTTCGTTTGTTTGAGATTGTATTTACTATTCCACATAATTTAACCAACCCTTCACCCCCAGGAATGTACTCAACAGACGACATCCAGCCTGAGTACCAATACGTGGTGGACACCAAGCAGCCGTACCAGACCTACTCGTATCTACTGCCGAGAGAGCCTTACCGGTACATCCCGCAAGAGACGACGGAGCAGGCAGTAAGTCTtacattattatctacacaTAATattggcagaaaatgcttttagcattaaccctttgtacttttatttgttatatttgtacaataaagagttaaataagtaaatattataatctgTTCATGGGCATAACATGAATAAGCCGCAGTTTCACCATACGATAAGTGGTTGACCTTTGACACATATGTCAAGACTTTAATATGGAGATTACGTATAATTTATGACATTACAACAATGTAAGAGGGGTGTTATTGATCCAACGGACTATGATGAAACTGAGGCTAAAATAATTGACCTACGCAGCAACGGTCAGGCGTCAGGCGTGCGGGTTTAATGTAACAATAGAGCTTTGGTCTACCGTCtagtacgagttttgcaatttttgaaaacgAAAATAGTTAGGTTTCCTTTTgcatgcgagaaaacgtaaacttttatagttttccatatttaaactatcaaacctgtactagacgggcTGGAGCGAAAAGTGCTTATGCGGTTTCCTATATACAATATTCGTTGACTGAGAGATGCCTCAGTGTGAACCTGTGAACTATGTTACTGTAGTTATTTTCTGGTGCAACTTTACAACCTGTCAGCAGCACGACTTTCATACGGTTTATCCAGACTTCCATAAAAATAGTTCAAGTCATCTCTCATATTTGATGGTCGACCGCATATTTACCGTAAGCTCCTGCTTGCTGCGCTCGAAAACTCTTCTAAAACTTACTTTCTCTTGTATCCTATGTGTCTAAACCAACGTCATAACCCtctcttccagccaacccaaGTGTACACCCAGTCCGTACAAGAGCTGCCCCCGGAGCCGTACCACGAGCTGCCGTCGTACGACGCGGCCGTGGCGCAGCAGCAGttcgccaccgccgccgccgccgcgcccgcgcactATGTGAGTAAAAGCATACATTTAGCTAtctacaggtgttgcaaaagggtatactaagccgaaaccggGCCGAAACTAAGCCgagcttagatataacatgctgcacatgtaggttttggcttagtatacatTTGTTGCAGCAACCTGTACCTATAAGATAAAAACTCTTTAGAGTCACGGACGAAAAAATATAGGAAATAGCAATACGgaacaaagaaaaatataaaagctgAGCACGTGTTGTAGAAAATAAAGCCacagcgctgattttcagctggcccttctACCTAATTACTACATGGCCCTTTACCAACCACATTGGTGCGTAAATCGTGTGCGTCATGTGTTAATCCACCCGTCAATGCGAGTGTACCTTTAAAAATGCACGCATCGCAACGCAACCAACAGATagtcacacaattcacacaAATGTACGGAAAAACCTCTTATCTTTCTTCAGTCTATGCCGACGCTCTATAGCTAAAATCTACACAACATACCCATACCCATTACACCTCTACAATATAACCACCACCTCCTAACCCAAACCTCCCCCCACAGGAGATAGAGCCGCCGCCAGCACCACGGCTGCGGCGCTCGGAGCGCCCGGCGCGACGCCGCGTGTCCCCCACATACGACTACGAGGACATAGACCTGTACATAGACGACGCGCCCGCCACCAGGCGAAGTAGAGGTTAGTGGAATAGTGGTGCGGCTGAATTGTgtttgtgtataaataaataatgaattgtGTAATACTCTTCCTCTTGTTAggtattattagttttaattgtaGTGATAGAATCTTTTGATAAAGATAGACGTAAAAAGAGCAGTAAACTTGTACATAGTCAAAGTGTATTTTAGAAACCGTAATTCAAGAGTTTAGAGTGATAGTTACACACATCTACTATCGCCACCAGCATCTGATGTACTGGGTAGGGAAATTTGATTTTGACAAGGGGCCTAGAATACTGCGATAAGGGTTATTCCAGTACATATATACCGCATATTAGAAGCTGCCTGAAAGCAGACTTATCGCCCAAACGCGGCTTATCGTAAAATCACTCTcaacaataaaacaaagtcAATCTAAATACTAACTAACCAACGCCCCACCAACTAATCTTGTGAGATAAGTTGGTGGGGCGTTAGTTAGTTAGTATAAGCCCTCCCAATAAACACAAATTTTCTTATATCTAAACCCCAATCTCCTTATCTTCCAGCATCCAACAGCTACcgtgcgccggcgccgcggccCGCGCCCGCCAACGGCATCGAGTCGCTGATACAAGCCTCTGTGTTAGCCGAGGAGGAGCCTCCTACCGCCACGTGAGTTCAACACTAGAACGGCTAAgcagattttgataaaatatggcttagAGCACTAGTAATATTACCTGTGaccctaaaaaaacaaaatgaaatttgattcagccgtttgggagctacgttACCACAGACGCATAGCCACACACGTTAAACTTCAGCTTACAGATTTTTATGGGAACTATATTTCTTGccagcaaagtttatttttgtcatcaacttgtatcagcaaattaatagatcaaccgcaacaatatatttttgtcctcaaataaataaaaagtgtcctctggtatgaatcagcaaataatatcaatacaaaaatctaaaataatagatggattgccaaaaaatttgagttcattacataaataaaaactttgtatgcagaatattatttttgctcctcaaataataactgcgcccgcagaatagtagatttgccagcaaatatattgactctaggtcgcatgttgcgatttctttttaattcatattttatcagcattgcagtagttacattatgattggtccagttattaaaacattataattcgttagcaatttaatacatgagtttacaaattagcggagacggtgctatggagagagctatgcttggagtttctctgatggatcgtatcagaaatgagattatccgtcagaggaccaagctgaagaggcagtgggctggtcatatctgccgaagaaccgataaccgttggggtagacgagttctcgagtcgaGACCACGACTAAGATTaaggtttaagttataattagaagaaggttgtttatgttgtttttaattaagaatattgatgatttaaacttaattttttgtttcatttaaatattaaacataacatcgagttatgtggacatacctattaaaatatatacataaatgttaacttgccacttgatcataaatcccggcaattttaagtgattaattgttgaattgatttaaaattgtttgggggcaaaaatttgctggcaaatctactattttgccttcaaacctattatttagcaaATTCAAAACGGTTTTAATTGGCGATCGTTTAAATGACACCCGATTTTTATAGGCATGTTGTAGCAACTCATATTTTTCCTATCCAATTCCTAATTTGGCTTTCTTGTGtcatatttttcttcttatcGTATCGGATCGGTGATAAACTCCAATACGGGTCAGTTACCGTGGTGTAAGTCTAGCGTCCGTCAGATTAAACTTTTTATGTCGTGGTTAGTGTTTTGAATTGTTTACtaaagcaatatttaatttccaGTGAAGACGCAGCCGTGGCAGGCATGCTCAGCATCAGTGAGCCTCGCTACACGCCGCAGCGAACTTTCGGGCTGGCGGCTGACTCCCAGCGCGGGACTACTAGCAACAGGTGACTATATAGACATTTTGAAaacctacatcgcggtattaaagaATTCGAAGCGATGGTATAAGTACAAATCGCCAAGTAACCAAGCCAAAGCTCCCAGCTTGGTCTGAGGGTGCTccgtagggcatgcaataccgcaataccggtattcgtaataccgggatcccggacaaaattcccgcttttttcaataccggtattgaaagttaataccggtattgaagtaataccggaatcggacttttttaggctataaataaagcgattaagattaagttagccttgtgttcctatatactgtgaaagcgcccttgttcccaaccgtttaatacagttttcggctgctagaaatctactgttgaccatgcgtaaaccgacaccggaagtaaaaaaaaaaaattattctaaaatttaaactctaaaacttaattctcgtaaaaatctacaacaaaatacgaatatgattgcattttcttattttattttgacgtatacgacctttaaacacagtatatgccatttattacaaggaagtctaataccggtattaataccgggatcccggtattgagttgtaataccggaactcaataccggtattaaaaattgttccggtattgcatgccctagtgcTCCGTTTTCAATGGAGCAGTGTCAACCACTTGCTCATGGCTCATACATAATGTGGGACTATTGGTAAATAAGGGAGGTATGTTTAAAATCAGCGAGCCTCGCTACACGCCGCAGCGGACGTTCGGGCTGGCATCGGACAGCCAACGCGGGACTACTAGCAATAGGTACTACATAAGGCATGGCATTTTCCTGCGTGTTgcgtgcatattccacgcgttacaatgaatacttgtatgaacgcgttCGGGGCAATCCCGGCATGTGTGATCAAATCGTagcagggtgttgcaaaagtggtatacgtAAGCCGAAAGGTGGTGACTCTTGGGGTCAtgctgaacaacttttgttgtacCGAAGTTGTTTTAGGAAACTTCATTGGTAGTATTACTATCATTCATACATTCTATCTTGTATACGTGATTTATGTTCATCACACATGTTGACTTGAAATAGACCTTCATATGAATCACTGAAATAAATGCATCTTGCATTTAATTCCCAATTTAAATCTACAATCTCCCATTACCTCCACAGCGCAAGCCCATCCACCAATGGCAAgcgagcgcgcgcgccgcccagcagcgacgatgatgatgaagaggaTGTCATCAAGGAGGTGCATCGAGATGAAGAGTATGGTGAGTGTCACACATTGGGGAGAAAAAATGGCGACTGAAACAACCAATTACAACTGGGGAATCGGGCCTGCTCGACAATGGCGACATCTGGAATTAGATTTGCGTTTTCCTCTGCAGGACATGGGCTTATTGCCATCTGCGATTGGAAATATCatttaatacaaatatttaacaCCTGATTTCACTACAGCTCCGTActgaccggcccaacgaacgccaacgaacgggtttcgttgaccttcgttgctgcaatctgccctgtattatgtatgataaatatccaccgttgggcgttcgttaggcgttcgttgggccggtctgtacgcggcttaCGACACAGCCTAGAATAGACGCTTGGCACAGAAGTCATGCGCCATTCGGTCGACCTATCTCCCATTTAACTTGAATACTGAACTTTGTATTTCATTGATTGGGAAATGGGAGTAGACAGAGTGTCTCGGGTACTAATAGGTatcaatatttcattttaatcaaTATCTTTCCAACCCATTTAACTAGGTCAGTATGTCGGGTACATTAACAGGAGcctcactgataaaattccccCTATATAATCCTGAATTCGCCTATCTAACGTTGCTATCGCTTATTACAGTGTACCCGTCATTAGAGATGAGTTCGGACGAGGACGAGGAGTGGACATCGTCGCGCCGCCGCACCTCCCGGAATAGGAACGACAGCAAATCCAAGAGCGAACGGTATGTGACGTCGTCATTATCATCAGCGTCTACTGCAGGAGTTAGGAATGCCACAGCACTCTGTCGTCGTCTTTCCTCATCCAGTTATTGCTGGTACAGTGGGTCGGAAGGAATTTTGCGCTACGCTTGCCTCTTCGTCGTGTCCACTCGAGAATTCGTATAAGTATCTCAAGAGTCAACGGATATATTACTGGTCTACTTCAGCTTGCAGAATTAAGAGCTATGTGTGTTGGTTATTGTAAATCTAGTACGAATATCGCAGGAAAATGTGGCTATTAAATTCCTGGTGAAAATTAGTTCGCCTGGTGATAAGTGACTGTATGTACAGTAAGCTGCAAAAGTAGCtatacatttttgtaccttgtaaatctaacaaaccgcctatccattcattgaagcattgacggtttgtcagtttgacaaggtatagAAGTGTATAGCCACTTATGCAGTTGACCatacaagtaagtacataacgataatatatgtttttatttgccCGCAGAGACTCATCATGGTCCCCGCGCGCGCGGCTGGGCCGGCTGGTGCCGCGGCTGCGCTcggggcgcgcggcgcggcgggagAGCGTGCGCGCCGCGCTGCACCACGCGAGACACCACACGGATAaggtagaatagaatagaatatatctttattgaacaccacaaattaaaacatacaaagagaacttataaactaggaacaatgaacaataggcggccttggAACACAGTGCCTCGCGCGGCATCACAGCGACCAGGTAACATGACTGTAAGGTGACACCACTATGACATGACACTACACGCACAGCCGACCACTGACAACCACTACCAGACACAAGGTAACACAATGCCTCGCGCGGCATCACAGCGACAAGGTGACGCCACTGTGACATGACACTACACGCACAGCCGACCACTGAATAGACAGAACAGCCACCACACTGACAAGGTGACACCACTGTAACATGACACCACTACACACACAGCCGACCACTGACAACAACTACCAGACACAAGGTAACACAGTGCCTCGCGCGCCACCACACAGACAAGGTGACACAAAGGGACAGACAACACTGCACAAGCTGTCATTGGTGGAACGCGATAACAGACCCATGCCGCAGGTTCTGAATTTCCTTTTGATGCGTACGTACGTAGGTATAAACACAATATAAAACGAGACGAATGCTACGAAACGAAAACGTAACACAGCGTAGATTCCATCTCTTTCACTAGAATAATACATCCAGCGGTCATTTGGGACGTAACATTCATAGGTACTACCAGAACTTTTGCTGTTTTGCTCACATCTGCAAGTAattcttaatatttaattgataACGAAATATTTGATAATCTGCAAATTCACCcgtctaagtacctacttatatactttgtttaaaaaatacctatctataaaCCTTATTTTCCCTCCCATCAGGCGCCGCCACAGCCTCCGAACGCGAAGCGCGCCGTGCTCGCCACCAAGAGCAAGcgaccgccgccgcccgcgccgcccacgccaaataaaaacagtaagtCCACCTCTCTACCCGGTAGGTTGCCTGAAAGACATCGCTTTTGGAGTCAGACAGGGAGATATGGCAAACAAGTGCTGTTGGTGTTCCTTATTTAAGAAATGAATGGCGTAATTTTTGcaatgatataaataaatgtgtggggatatctcacacacggccatcagACCCCAAACTACGCAGAGCCTAtgatatgggtgtcggacagctgatatatctacacaaatacatagatacatattaaatagataaacagcaaccagacacaaggcaatCACAAATGTTCATCACACAGATGTTTGATGTTTGCCCTGGGTGGGTTTCGAACCCGCCGCCCCAAgctatataattatgtaatgtgTTTCATAATCAACATAATTGTGCTTCTCTCAAGGACACATCACTCTGTCCTCGTCATTCCTCATCTATCATTACCggctacctgtctaaggtcATTGGTTCAGCAGACAGGATGGCGTCCCACTACACttgcctattcgtggtctCAAAAGTCGTTTACTCAaactaattaggtacattcgtaatttatttacattattccTCAGAGAAAACCCGAGTAAAACATTAGGTgccaataataaatacaaaaatgtttatttacagATTCAAGACTGAAAAAAGGTATGAAGACGGCGAAACAACGTCTTGGGAAGATCCTGAAAATACATAAGATGGTATATTAATGTAGGGTACATAGATCATTTTATATAAAGGCGGTTATGTATAGCGGTTTTGCTGAATAACGATGACACATAATTTTGAATACGTGTTATTCTTTAGCTAGTCGCCAATCTctaaaaagcttattatatatCAATTTATAACAGTGTCTATTCGCAATATAACGTTATATATCACCGCCAGATATAACATTAAGTTTAtcagtatattatgtaaagcGAAGTATAGTTATATACTAAAGTGTATATTTAGATTGCACGGACCAATACTAGTAgatggttttatttttaaattggttttgtctgtctgtttgtcacTTGAATAAAGTCAGGATGGAAACTGTAGGAAACTTTGGCAGCACTGTCGGTTATTACCGACCAATCCGAGACTGGTATTGGTTAAATCAACCAATCATTACAGAGCTTCAATTACCGATGTCCAATTCGATGGTTTCCATCCTATCAAAGAAAATGTAagacgtaattttttttttaaataataatatttatactagGGGCACGCTTacaaagtataataatattataacgaatTTAGTTGGACcgtttttattgtataaattgagcgaatgattttatttctaaGTTTAATTCACTAAATGATGTAAAGACAGGCAAAACTGTTTCTTTGGACGATTTCAATGCATTGTTTTGGAACACCGACATTAAAAAGGGGTGTTATAAACGATCACTGTCAAGGGTTTAAGTTATTGACTAAATGGTACATTAGAGATAAAAATTATCCCGAGTTTTCATAGAACGAACTGCCAATTTACAAGAGGCTTGCAACCAATGATGAAAGAAAACAAAGAAGACCCGCCATAAACATcgttacttaaaaatatatcgtcgtctctttttaacttattagtGTTAAGGACAACaatagttttgtctttgcctaaaatgaCAACATTGCGGCCGGTCGCCATGTTTATTGACAGCAAACCAACCAATGACGAAAGAAACGTCATTGCACCCAACCAACCAACAAGCACTTCAGTTGTCAAAGCGACTTGCTTGTTCCAATTTGTCTAATTACGAAAGAAATAGAGCCGCCAATTTAGTTAGCACAGAGTTTAGGTATGCGTGTTTTTTACGTGAGTATGCCAAGTCCTCATTTTCTTTCGTCATTGATCTAATCTAAATGAATACAGACGAACTTCGAATATCACGATGATGCTTGCAAGCCTCTTGTAAATGACCGTTCGTTCTATGAAATGTAGGGAATGTATTGACgtattattttgtgttgtaacaatttgttatattttttctttgttaaCATAAAACAGGACATCTCGATCTGATAagttcattaattttaagcGTTAGGTTATGTTTAGTAAAATTGTCTTCGTGGAAAAAATATGTGGTGCCTATGAAACGTATgacttattattaaattctcgTACTTTCACTTTGCTTGGAATTCATCACACATAGTATATACTTACAGAGATgaaatttatcagtgaactaAAGTGAAGCGTcgtcaaaaaaaaatgtttgttggcATGAAAGTTGGAAcgtcactgataaatttcACCGTCTATAATTTAACATTAGGGGCCGTAGAAAATGGATGCGACTGAAGTAAGCATAATTATCATGACGATACGGCTCCTGTTTTTCTTCTTTCACGCaatagtttttctttattctataaaaaaactataagtaaGAAACCCACCTCTAATTAGGTAAACATagcttataatattatttctgaGCTTAGCTTTTTTCTTCAAATTGTTATGTTTTCTTTCAATCCTTAGTGATAATAGTTTGTAAGTGTGttaaaattagattttttttataactgaACTGACCCCTTAGcttgaattttcatcgtgaaagtgacgtgaaattactcgatgaattttgtagggaaattttagttctgctaccgaccgccaggggcgctgttcatattttcatacaaaattacttgatgaattctacttcacgttcacgatgaaaattcatgctcaGGGGTCTGATGTATTTGACAAGAAccgcataataatatttaacacGCAATTATTACAACGTATTTTG includes the following:
- the LOC105395210 gene encoding histone lysine demethylase PHF8; translated protein: MASSKETYCLCGQPYNIGQFMIECDCCREWFHGSCVDVKIYQSDDIDKYHCPKCAQTYGPSVLKVPTNNHRSDRYELGAEARPAQAGAPGWVRALAARPPRPLPAALVRMRGQDFTEQFVRDGGFTKPILFSSTDGLDMKVPNSATFTARSVLRYCGAQFEVEVIDVRKQATLRMPLGDFVEYFETPPEARAEKVLNLISLEFSDTNMAPLVEPPLIARSLDWATRVWRSLSPRAPARPAVAKYCLLCPRGGYTDWHVDFGGTTVWYHVLTGQKVFYLAPPTATNLALYQQWSASNNQSERFFGDMVEWYGTAEVSAGDTLVIPSGWVHAVLTPQDSLVVGGNFLHEYAIEMQLQIYEIERRVETPMVYRYPLFEAMNWSAGAHLLALLRRHNEESQDEDFIVSEHDVQTPQADLPPLLLRGIKLLANALKEWHALKSTDAAKRDNVPKCLNSGQLVRELGKELRILEKRTATMANRDKDFKLKTMTPTKAHTKKATQKKSLKLTLPKPIMHMAHLNGEYQEEKLYDKPFIETKDIIYHQDARFITQDIPQDIKYTEGLQEAKTFVVDGKELILPTDKSYLYQNYEEHLPMYTQDSNGYVEAVDKKSDILRIKMDNSPSSSREAPPPYSPLPEHSILKSHLIGRPLDPPHLIGRPLDTPIDGALKQQWTISKKDSGEFHEQILFTNENVEQTLPRQVPYGPGMYSTDDIQPEYQYVVDTKQPYQTYSYLLPREPYRYIPQETTEQAPTQVYTQSVQELPPEPYHELPSYDAAVAQQQFATAAAAAPAHYEIEPPPAPRLRRSERPARRRVSPTYDYEDIDLYIDDAPATRRSRASNSYRAPAPRPAPANGIESLIQASVLAEEEPPTATEDAAVAGMLSISEPRYTPQRTFGLAADSQRGTTSNSASPSTNGKRARAPPSSDDDDEEDVIKEVHRDEEYVYPSLEMSSDEDEEWTSSRRRTSRNRNDSKSKSERDSSWSPRARLGRLVPRLRSGRAARRESVRAALHHARHHTDKAPPQPPNAKRAVLATKSKRPPPPAPPTPNKNNSRLKKGMKTAKQRLGKILKIHKMVY